From a single Vitis vinifera cultivar Pinot Noir 40024 chromosome 18, ASM3070453v1 genomic region:
- the LOC100255831 gene encoding AT-hook motif nuclear-localized protein 17 translates to MKGEYVDGKNESNNMFAKLHQPHNFQQPLHPHHHHHLQQQQQPHHQHHFQISRECQTSEEDDSRSSGGATAVAAAGATTPTPTKPKSGDGDGATIEVVRRPRGRPPGSKNKPKPPVIITRDTEPAMSPYVLEVPGGVDIVEAIARFSRRRNIGLCVLNGSGTVANVTLRQPSTTPGATVTFHGRFDILSISATIIPQSASSPIPSSANGFTISLAGPQGQIVGGSVAGTLLAAGTVYVIAASFNNPSYHRLPGEDEVPNSGSGGNDGQSPPTGSGDSGHPPAEMSIYSCHLPSDVIWAPTARQPPPPPY, encoded by the coding sequence ATGAAAGGTGAATATGTAGATGGCAAGAATGAGAGCAATAACATGTTCGCCAAGCTTCACCAACCCCACAATTTCCAACAGCCTCTCCATcctcaccaccaccaccacctccaacAGCAGCAGCAGCCCCACCACCAACATCACTTCCAAATCAGCCGAGAATGTCAGACTTCGGAGGAAGACGACAGCCGCAGCAGCGGTGGTGCCACCGCCGTCGCCGCAGCCGGTGCTACTACTCCTACGCCCACCAAACCTAAATCTGGCGACGGTGACGGGGCTACCATTGAAGTTGTGAGGAGACCCAGAGGCAGGCCTCCCGGTTCCAAGAACAAGCCCAAACCCCCTGTTATTATTACTCGGGATACTGAGCCCGCCATGAGCCCCTATGTTCTTGAGGTCCCTGGCGGCGTCGATATTGTCGAAGCTATTGCTCGCTTCTCTCGCCGCCGCAATATTGGCCTTTGTGTGCTTAATGGCTCCGGCACCGTCGCCAACGTCACCCTCCGGCAGCCCTCCACCACCCCAGGTGCTACAGTTACCTTCCATGGGCGTTTTGATATTCTCTCAATCTCTGCTACCATTATCCCCCAATCGGCCTCCTCTCCGATTCCGTCATCTGCCAACGGGTTCACCATCTCCCTCGCGGGTCCGCAGGGCCAGATCGTCGGGGGGTCCGTAGCCGGAACCCTGCTGGCCGCTGGGACGGTGTATGTCATTGCTGCGTCCTTCAACAATCCCTCCTATCACCGGTTACCGGGAGAGGACGAAGTGCCCAATTCAGGCTCCGGAGGCAACGATGGCCAGTCTCCTCCGACGGGTTCGGGCGACAGCGGCCACCCGCCGGCAGAAATGTCCATTTACAGCTGCCACCTACCATCAGATGTAATATGGGCACCCACAGCGAGacaaccaccaccaccaccgtaCTGA
- the LOC100854963 gene encoding protein PELPK1, protein MAHHHDQSILLPLLLITLSLMSCKEVFASRHLLEETTLPKVPELPKPELPPLPTLPTFPKPELPPLPHIPTLPESTLPTLPKPELPTVPHVPALEKPELSPLPKLEVPKLPEVPPLPHLPDLPKPTLPTVPTLPKDIPFPSLSPPHSITSP, encoded by the coding sequence ATGGCTCATCACCATGACCAATCCATTCTGTTGCCTCTGCTGCTCATCACTCTCTCCCTAATGAGTTGCAAAGAAGTTTTTGCATCTCGTCACCTTCTGGAGGAAACCACACTGCCTAAGGTTCCTGAGCTTCCTAAGCCAGAATTGCCACCTCTTCCTACACTCCCTACTTTTCCTAAACCTGAACTCCCACCTCTACCTCATATCCCTACTCTGCCAGAGTCCACGTTGCCAACTTTGCCCAAGCCTGAATTGCCAACCGTTCCGCATGTCCCAGCTTTGGAGAAGCCTGAACTGTCACCTTTGCCAAAGCTTGAGGTGCCAAAACTCCCAGAAGTCCCTCCTCTACCCCACCTACCTGACCTGCCTAAGCCCACACTGCCCACCGTCCCAACCCTTCCAAAGGACATTCCCTTCCCTTCCCTCTCCCCACCCCACTCAATCACTAGCCCTTGA